A single region of the Manihot esculenta cultivar AM560-2 chromosome 12, M.esculenta_v8, whole genome shotgun sequence genome encodes:
- the LOC110627569 gene encoding uncharacterized protein LOC110627569, protein MGPFPPSFGYTYIILAVDSVSKWVEAKATKTDDARAVVDFVKTNIFARHGVPKTNGQAEVSNREIKAILEKTVSPSRRDWSTKLEDALWAYRTAYKTPIEHKAYWAVKNCNMDLKEAGHHRKLQLQELEEIRRDAYDTSWDYKTKIKASHDNRISRKHFEVGDKVLLFDSRLKLFPRKLRSRWIGPFIVEHTYPHGPVDIRSIDAGKQFKVNGHRLKPFYKGFTVQLVEEIPLDRRSL, encoded by the exons ATGGGCCCCTTCCCACCTtcttttggatacacttacatcattcTTGCAGTGGATTctgtgtccaaatgggtggaggCCAAAGCAACCAAGACAGATGATGCAAGGGCAGTAGTTGATTTTGTGAAAACGAACATCTTTGCTAGGCATGGAGTtcccaag ACaaatggacaagctgaagtaTCCAATAGGGAGATCAAAGCTATTCTAGAAAAGACCGTGTCCCCCAGCAGAAGAGATTGGAGTACAAAACTGGAGGATGCCTTGTGGGCATACAGAACAGCCTATAAAacacccatag aacacaaggcctattgggctgtcAAGAATTGCAATATGGATCTGAAGGAAGCcggacaccatcgcaagttgcaactgcaagaacTAGAAGAGATAAGAAGAGATGCATATGACACTTCATGGGACTACAAAACCAAGATCAAGGCCTCCCATGACAACCGAATTTCAAGGAAACATttcgaggttggtgataaagtcttacttttTGATTCTCGTTTGAAATTATTTCCGAGAAAACtgcggtctaggtggattggaccattcattgttgaGCACACTTACCCTCATGGGCCAGTAGACATTCGCAGTATAGATGCAGGGAAGCAAttcaaggtgaatggccatCGCCTGAAGCCATTCTATAAAGGATTTACAGTGCaactagtggaagaaattccactagatCGTCGCTCACTCTGA